The following nucleotide sequence is from Deinococcus radiopugnans ATCC 19172.
TGCAGCGTAAAGGCCAGGGCAAAGGCGAACGACAGACCCGCCGACAGCGTCAGATAGACCCGCGTGGGGTCATTTTTTCTCAACATATTCTTCCCTGGGGTTCAACAGCCCGGTCTGGTCACGAGGACACGTGCGCCACCTCAGTTTCAGGCGCGCAGATTCTTGACGTGGAGGGTCAGAGGGCTGTTGACATGGATACATCACCCCAGGGTTGAGGCTGAAACCAGTGTACTGAAAAGCTGAGTGGGCGTCCGGCGGTGCAGCAGAGGGCGGCGGCCCCCGCAGGAACCGCCGCCCAATTGTTTAGGAACCTGAGCCGCTCAGTTGCGGCAGCGGATGTCCTGGCCGAAATACTGGTTGCTGATCTTGGCGTAGGTGCCGTTGTTCAGGGCCTTTTCCAGCGCCGAGTTCAGCTCTTTCAGCAGGCTGCTGTTGCCCTTCTTGACGGCCATGGCGATGCTCTCCTTGAACAGCAGGTCGCCCTGCTTGACCTTGCCCTTCTGGGCCTTGACCAGATCGATACCGGTGAACTTGTCGCCCACCCAGGCGTCTACGCGGCCCGACATCAGCGCGGCCTGGGCGTCGGTGTCCTTGGGGAAGGTCTTGATGTCGCCCACGCCCGGCACCTTGCGGACGTTTTCCAGATAGGTGGTGCCCACCTGCACGGCCACCGACTTGCCGGCCAGATCAGCCGCCGTCATGGGGCCGCCGGGCTTGGCGACAATCGCGCCCCCGGTGCAGTAGTGCGGGTTAGAAAAATCCACGGCCTTGGCCCGCTGCGGCGTGATGCCGTGGCTGGCGATCACGAAGTCGTAACGGTCCTGCTGCAACCCGATCAGCAGGTTGTCGAAGGGCTGCGTCGTCCACTCCACCTTCAGGCCCAGCTCCTTGGCCAGCGCCTCGGCCAGCGTGACCTCGAAGCCGGTCAGCTTCTTGCCCTCCAGCACGTTAAACGGAGGGAAGGCGCCCTCGGTGGCGATCTTGATGGTGCCGCTCCCCTTGATGGCGTCCCAGGTGCGGGCCTGGGCGGTGGTGGCGAGGACGGCGAGAGCGGTCAGGGTCAGGATGGCTCTTTTCATGTGAACTCCTCTGGACAGTGTTCGTCCGTGTTGAACCCGAAATCTCTGGAAAAGACGCCGGGCATGTGGTTGATGACCGGCATTGTAGCGTCCTGAAAAAGCGTGGGCCTCAGATGGGCGGTCAGGCGACGTGCCTCCTGCGCTGCAGCAAGAGAAGCGTCACGGCACACCCCAAAGTCGGGCGGGGCACCCCCTAGACTGCCGCATGCGAATCGTGATTGTGGGCGGCGTGGCGGCGGGCATGAGTGCGGCCAGCCGCGCCATGCGGCAGAACCCGGAGGCCGACGTGGTGGTCTACGAGCGCGGCGAGTACATCAGCTACGGGGCCTGCGGCCTGCCCTACGTGCTGGGCGGCGACGTGGACAGCTTTGGTGACCTGATCGCCCGCACGCCGGATCAGATGCGTGCCCGTGGCATCGGCGTCCGCCTGCGCCACGAGGTGACGGGCGTGGACGCGGGGGCCAGCACCATCACCGTGGTGGATCACGCGTCCGGGCGCAGCGCCGTGGAGCCGTACGACAAACTGCTGATCGCCACCGGGGTCTCGGCCATTCGCCCCGACTGGGCGCAGACCGAATTGGGCGGCGTGCATGTCCTGCGCGACATCCCAGACGGGCAGGCCATCGAGGCCAGTCTCCAGAAGGCGAAGCGGGCCGTGATCGTGGGCGGCGGCTACATCGGGCTGGAGCTGGCCGAGACGCTGCACTGCCGGGGCCTGAGCGTGGTGGTGGTGGAAAAGGGGCCGGAGGTGGCCGGGCGCATGCTAGACCGCGACTACCAGCGGCGCGTGCGGGCCGAGTTGGAGGGCAACGGCGTGGAGATTCGCTGCGGCACCACCGTCGAGAGCCTGACTGGCAAAGGCGGCCACGTGACCGGCGTGCAGACCGATCACGGCCTGATCCGCGCCGACGTGGTGATCGTGGCGGTGGGCGTGCGCCCGAACGTGGGGCTGGCCCGCGCGGCGGGGGCGCGGATTGGCAAGACCGGGGCGGTGGCGGTGAACATTCGCCAAGAAACCAGTGTGGAGGGCGTGTATTCAGCAGGAGACAACACCGAGTCCACCCACCGGGTCACGCGCCGCCGGGTGCATATCCCGCTGGGGCTGACCGCCAACCGCATGGGCCGGGTGGCCGGGGTGAACATGGCCGGGGGCGACGCCACATTCCCCGGCGTGGTGGGCAGCAGCATCTTCAAGACCTTCGCGCTGGGCGCGGCCCGCACCGGCCTGACCCAATCCGAGGCCGACGCGCTGGGCCTCAAGGCCGTCAGCGTGGACGTCAGCAGCACCGATCACGCCGGGTACTACGCGACGGCCAAACCCATCTACGTGCGCCTGACCGCCGAGCGCGTCACGGGCCGCCTGCTGGGCGCGCAACTGGTCTGCAACAACCACGAGAGCGTCAAGCGGGTGGACGTGATCGCCGCGCTGCTGCACGGGCGCGGCAAGGTGCAGGATCTGTTCGAGATGGATCTGTCCTACGCCCCGCCCTTCTCCGGCGTGTGGGACGTGCTGCTGGTGGCCGCCGACCGCCTGAGCCGCGAGATCGGCAAGAAGCAGGAGTAATACGGACTCCGATTGAAAGGTGTTGGAAACACCTGGAAATCCGAGCGGAGCGAGAAAGAGAAAAACGGGTTCCGGACGTGGAGTGTAGGAACCGGCGCTCTCCCGGTTCCTACACAAAACAAACGGAATCCGTTTAACAAGACTGGCGGCGGGC
It contains:
- a CDS encoding FAD-dependent oxidoreductase, whose product is MRIVIVGGVAAGMSAASRAMRQNPEADVVVYERGEYISYGACGLPYVLGGDVDSFGDLIARTPDQMRARGIGVRLRHEVTGVDAGASTITVVDHASGRSAVEPYDKLLIATGVSAIRPDWAQTELGGVHVLRDIPDGQAIEASLQKAKRAVIVGGGYIGLELAETLHCRGLSVVVVEKGPEVAGRMLDRDYQRRVRAELEGNGVEIRCGTTVESLTGKGGHVTGVQTDHGLIRADVVIVAVGVRPNVGLARAAGARIGKTGAVAVNIRQETSVEGVYSAGDNTESTHRVTRRRVHIPLGLTANRMGRVAGVNMAGGDATFPGVVGSSIFKTFALGAARTGLTQSEADALGLKAVSVDVSSTDHAGYYATAKPIYVRLTAERVTGRLLGAQLVCNNHESVKRVDVIAALLHGRGKVQDLFEMDLSYAPPFSGVWDVLLVAADRLSREIGKKQE
- a CDS encoding ABC transporter substrate-binding protein, encoding MKRAILTLTALAVLATTAQARTWDAIKGSGTIKIATEGAFPPFNVLEGKKLTGFEVTLAEALAKELGLKVEWTTQPFDNLLIGLQQDRYDFVIASHGITPQRAKAVDFSNPHYCTGGAIVAKPGGPMTAADLAGKSVAVQVGTTYLENVRKVPGVGDIKTFPKDTDAQAALMSGRVDAWVGDKFTGIDLVKAQKGKVKQGDLLFKESIAMAVKKGNSSLLKELNSALEKALNNGTYAKISNQYFGQDIRCRN